Proteins from a genomic interval of Fundidesulfovibrio putealis DSM 16056:
- a CDS encoding TetR/AcrR family transcriptional regulator: MAEQTVETIIDAATALFARRGAEGITVLDIAKRANVSAGTVIYHFKSKDNLLFIVSREIFVKLHRDAQQAMSQTNSPLESVHAFIDAFFSLAEQNRDSVVFLARFDPFTRLDLGSFPNADLLVLKNQYLGLLENSVQAGVADGNFNPVDPGVFRMLTWATLQGICHKYCQVSPLRDLSQEFKQMITFRLTGSLGGEQFRPPCAGTL; the protein is encoded by the coding sequence ATGGCGGAACAAACTGTCGAGACCATCATAGACGCGGCCACCGCCCTTTTCGCCCGGCGCGGAGCCGAGGGAATCACCGTGCTGGATATCGCCAAGCGGGCAAATGTTTCAGCCGGCACGGTGATCTATCACTTCAAGTCCAAGGACAACCTGCTGTTCATCGTCTCGCGCGAGATATTCGTGAAACTGCATCGGGACGCCCAGCAGGCGATGTCCCAGACGAACTCTCCGCTGGAGTCGGTCCACGCCTTCATCGACGCGTTCTTCTCCCTGGCGGAGCAGAACCGCGACAGCGTCGTTTTTCTGGCGAGATTCGACCCCTTCACCCGGCTTGATCTCGGGAGTTTCCCCAATGCGGATTTGCTTGTGCTGAAAAACCAGTACCTTGGCCTGTTGGAGAACAGCGTGCAGGCTGGCGTCGCCGACGGAAACTTCAACCCTGTGGACCCAGGCGTTTTTCGTATGTTGACATGGGCGACGTTACAGGGGATCTGTCATAAGTATTGCCAAGTCTCACCACTCCGGGACCTTTCCCAGGAGTTCAAACAGATGATCACATTCAGATTAACGGGTTCACTCGGTGGTGAGCAGTTCAGGCCTCCGTGTGCAGGAACACTCTAA
- a CDS encoding tetraacyldisaccharide 4'-kinase: MQDLLLWQQRLRHVLAPPAAFAALVMRLREGLYSRKYLPSWAPPSPVVGVGGIDPQARGKVMVSAWLMGWAKARGLSHTLLTSPGEASPQDLPLSVMAATHASECGAEAALLARYRPDAVILADDNPVRAGKSAWKAVSPDLIILHGFFSTLSVRRKADIVLLSAHDLDRGWNRPFPAGSWREGAGALKRATGFVLHIWPDEVPLRAKLAERRLASLEKPVFTVHPRIWRLRTADGRTATDLGGEPYLLVAAQSNQDVAAKAAQAFLGLPPRLRVIFPDSHRFTSHDQAQIAADSTRMRAPHILATPEAALRLGDVPGKTLWTYDPDVVLGPCLLSGQAFTPWWEGVWAGMAPQS; this comes from the coding sequence ATGCAGGATCTTCTTCTCTGGCAACAGCGCCTTCGCCATGTGCTGGCCCCCCCGGCCGCTTTCGCGGCTCTCGTCATGCGTCTGCGCGAGGGCCTGTACTCCCGTAAATACCTGCCCTCCTGGGCTCCCCCCTCCCCGGTGGTGGGTGTGGGCGGCATCGACCCCCAGGCCAGGGGCAAGGTGATGGTCTCGGCCTGGCTCATGGGCTGGGCCAAGGCCAGGGGCCTTTCCCACACGCTGCTGACCTCTCCTGGCGAGGCCTCGCCCCAGGACCTGCCGCTCTCCGTGATGGCCGCCACCCACGCCTCCGAGTGCGGGGCCGAGGCCGCGCTCCTGGCCCGCTACCGGCCCGACGCGGTGATTCTGGCCGACGACAATCCCGTTCGCGCGGGCAAGTCGGCCTGGAAGGCCGTTTCCCCGGACCTCATCATCCTGCATGGGTTCTTTTCCACTCTGTCCGTGCGGCGCAAGGCCGACATCGTGCTTCTTTCCGCCCACGACCTGGACCGGGGATGGAACCGCCCCTTCCCGGCGGGTTCCTGGCGCGAGGGCGCGGGGGCGCTGAAGCGGGCAACGGGGTTTGTGCTGCACATCTGGCCGGACGAGGTGCCATTGCGCGCCAAGCTGGCCGAGCGCAGACTGGCCAGCCTGGAAAAGCCCGTGTTCACGGTGCACCCGCGAATCTGGCGGCTGCGCACCGCCGACGGGCGTACGGCCACGGATCTCGGCGGCGAGCCGTACCTGCTGGTGGCCGCCCAGTCCAACCAGGACGTGGCCGCCAAGGCCGCACAGGCGTTTCTGGGCCTGCCGCCCCGGCTGAGGGTGATCTTCCCCGATTCGCACCGCTTCACCAGCCACGACCAGGCGCAGATAGCCGCGGACTCCACCCGCATGCGCGCGCCGCACATCCTGGCGACTCCCGAGGCGGCGCTGCGGCTCGGGGATGTCCCGGGCAAGACGCTCTGGACCTACGACCCCGACGTGGTGCTCGGTCCCTGCCTGCTGTCCGGCCAGGCCTTCACCCCCTGGTGGGAAGGAGTCTGGGCAGGCATGGCGCCCCAATCCTAG
- a CDS encoding Bax inhibitor-1/YccA family protein — protein sequence MYNASNAQQTMTRAQGLSAFMRGVYGWMSAGLALTAVVAMFTASSQAMMNLIFGNMLVLIVLVVAQFGLVIGLSAAINRLSAGAATGMFMLYSALNGLTLSGIFVAYAGVTIASAFAVSAGMFLAMSVYGLITKRDLTSWGSFLFMGLIGMILASVVNIFVQSSMLAKILNYVGVLVFVGLTAYDTQRLKDMGEYAPMNDATALRRGSILGALTLYLDFINLFLMMLRIFGGNRD from the coding sequence ATGTATAACGCATCGAACGCCCAGCAGACCATGACGCGCGCGCAGGGCCTGTCGGCCTTCATGCGCGGCGTGTACGGCTGGATGTCGGCCGGTCTGGCGCTTACCGCAGTTGTGGCCATGTTCACCGCCTCCAGTCAGGCCATGATGAACCTTATTTTCGGCAACATGCTGGTGCTTATCGTGCTGGTCGTGGCGCAGTTCGGCCTGGTGATCGGCCTTTCCGCTGCAATCAACCGCCTCTCCGCAGGTGCGGCCACGGGCATGTTCATGCTCTACAGCGCCCTGAACGGATTGACCCTCTCGGGCATCTTCGTGGCTTACGCGGGCGTGACCATCGCTTCGGCCTTCGCCGTGAGCGCCGGCATGTTCCTGGCCATGAGCGTCTACGGCCTCATCACCAAGCGCGACCTCACCTCCTGGGGGAGCTTCCTGTTCATGGGCCTCATCGGCATGATCCTGGCCTCGGTGGTCAACATCTTCGTGCAGAGCTCCATGCTGGCCAAGATCCTCAACTACGTTGGCGTGCTGGTCTTCGTGGGCCTGACCGCCTATGACACCCAGCGCCTGAAGGACATGGGCGAATACGCCCCCATGAACGACGCCACGGCCCTGCGCCGGGGCTCCATCCTGGGCGCGCTGACCCTGTACCTGGACTTCATCAACCTGTTCCTGATGATGCTGCGCATCTTCGGTGGCAACCGCGACTAG
- a CDS encoding nitrogen regulation protein NR(II), which yields MECEGQPNTHEECLLEIARLRRELACSEAASMALRRVMVQTARERDAFRAVFDECPVPQVWIDRQGRPLRLNKAAGVAMGGVQALPDMTIFNDPQLIMLGVPKYFEAALAGETVRMPRYVFNVSRTHQGAPDENLTMETLLFPVFGPDGSVDSVVVQHHDLTALARAEDQAASLREILRSRT from the coding sequence ATGGAATGTGAAGGTCAGCCGAACACACACGAGGAATGCCTGCTGGAGATCGCCCGCCTGCGCCGGGAGCTGGCCTGCTCGGAGGCCGCGTCCATGGCGCTTCGCCGGGTGATGGTCCAGACCGCCAGGGAGCGCGACGCCTTCCGGGCGGTGTTCGACGAGTGTCCCGTGCCCCAGGTCTGGATCGACCGCCAGGGGCGCCCCCTGCGCCTCAACAAGGCCGCCGGGGTCGCCATGGGAGGCGTCCAGGCTCTGCCGGACATGACCATCTTCAACGATCCACAGCTTATCATGCTGGGCGTCCCCAAATACTTCGAAGCCGCCCTGGCTGGTGAAACGGTGCGCATGCCGCGTTATGTCTTCAACGTCTCCAGAACGCACCAGGGCGCGCCCGACGAGAATCTGACCATGGAGACCCTGCTGTTTCCGGTGTTCGGACCGGACGGGAGCGTCGATTCCGTCGTGGTGCAGCACCACGACCTGACCGCGCTGGCCCGGGCCGAGGATCAGGCGGCCAGCCTCCGTGAGATTCTCAGGTCGCGGACCTGA
- a CDS encoding Crp/Fnr family transcriptional regulator, protein MDWHLIKGGFFDGLDQEFEAFRRLATLRRVKKNEIVFFENDVCARSFYLDEGSVKIFRVSLHGKEPTFFIRSPGEMFGLAEVVGGERRKCSAQALADCKLLEIGRDEFLALMLDHPMLSRRVIEVLGRRIRYLSGQLENLMTCGVPTRLLKLLLCLSHDEIAQARGGPAEVPVRLTQGQIASMTGSCQQTVSETLSSFEARGLIAVSRQRITLLDPGAIMEALSSDES, encoded by the coding sequence GTGGACTGGCACCTCATCAAGGGGGGCTTTTTCGACGGCCTGGACCAGGAGTTCGAGGCTTTCCGGAGGCTTGCGACGCTCAGGCGCGTGAAGAAGAACGAGATCGTGTTCTTCGAGAACGACGTCTGCGCCCGCTCCTTCTACCTGGACGAAGGCTCGGTAAAGATTTTCCGGGTGTCGCTGCACGGCAAGGAGCCGACCTTCTTCATCCGCTCACCCGGCGAGATGTTCGGCCTGGCCGAGGTGGTGGGTGGCGAGCGCCGAAAGTGTTCGGCCCAGGCCCTGGCAGACTGCAAGCTGCTGGAGATCGGGCGTGATGAATTCCTTGCGCTGATGCTGGACCACCCCATGCTGTCGCGCCGCGTGATCGAGGTGCTCGGGCGGCGTATCCGGTACCTGAGCGGGCAGCTGGAAAACCTGATGACCTGCGGCGTTCCGACGAGGCTTCTGAAGCTCTTGCTGTGCCTCTCGCACGACGAGATAGCCCAGGCCAGGGGCGGCCCGGCGGAAGTTCCCGTGCGCCTGACCCAGGGGCAGATCGCCTCCATGACGGGGTCCTGCCAGCAGACCGTCAGCGAGACGCTCTCGTCGTTCGAGGCTCGGGGGCTTATCGCAGTGTCGCGCCAACGCATCACCCTGCTGGATCCGGGCGCGATCATGGAGGCGCTGTCCAGCGACGAATCGTGA
- a CDS encoding 4Fe-4S binding protein, with product MPPIVDPKKCNGCEGREESFCEEACPGDLMYVGADGKSHCHASRDCWDCMSCVKMCPRNAIETRVPYQLGYHKATLKPLMGKNSITWKCTDIHGNTVTYKYRNRLDIKD from the coding sequence ATGCCGCCTATAGTCGATCCCAAGAAATGCAACGGCTGCGAAGGCCGCGAGGAATCATTCTGCGAGGAAGCCTGTCCCGGCGACCTGATGTACGTGGGCGCGGACGGCAAGTCTCACTGCCACGCCAGCCGCGACTGCTGGGACTGCATGTCCTGCGTGAAGATGTGCCCTCGTAACGCCATCGAAACCCGCGTGCCCTATCAGCTGGGCTATCACAAGGCGACGCTTAAGCCCCTCATGGGCAAGAACAGCATCACCTGGAAGTGCACGGACATCCACGGCAACACGGTCACCTACAAGTACCGCAACCGCCTGGACATCAAGGACTGA
- a CDS encoding adenylyl-sulfate reductase subunit alpha: protein MPRMANNPPSLDAVETVRVDCDVLIIGGGNAGCFSAVEAAKIDPTLKVVIMEKAEIMRSGACSAGMDAINTYIPEGKTPEDLVRWCRSQVGGGPIREDLALSNAQELNESVDDLERWGLPILRDENGKIRYRGAWDISIHGEQLKPIMAEKAIEAGAVVYNRVVCTQLLMDAGRCVGALGFGVRDGKFYVFSAKSVINATGGAAGLYKSYTSDATDCHHQIWMCPYCVGTGYAVGIRQGAEMTSMEQRWVATRTKDYCGPVDTISVGYKAPIINAKGERIMQTRYAHLGADKAPRYIRANAPMEEWLAGRGPTYCDTRGMEPKLAEQMMTDYLNERPSFVLFLASRGQDPVKEPIEIYGSDPYIVGGHTQSGFWVDMARMTTIPGLFAAGETAGGNPNKFVGGCAAEGKLALRGAVEYIKGLVLPEPDPAQLAAEKARIYEPLLRGMEFDGVTALEMEERLQRLMDEYAGGTSQFYRTNEERLDYALKHIDMLKDQVKYLKAGNLHDLMSVHEVIDRLDVAEVLCHHLKFRKETRWQGWQTRSDYPEVDPAFDCHVESRRNLETGQIETFTRPYEQIVEGDRYKP from the coding sequence ATGCCCCGCATGGCAAACAATCCCCCCTCGCTGGACGCGGTCGAAACCGTACGCGTTGACTGCGACGTGCTCATCATCGGCGGCGGCAACGCCGGGTGCTTCTCGGCTGTCGAGGCCGCCAAGATCGACCCCACGCTCAAGGTGGTCATCATGGAGAAGGCCGAGATCATGCGCTCCGGCGCGTGTTCGGCCGGCATGGACGCCATCAACACCTACATCCCCGAAGGCAAGACTCCGGAAGACCTCGTGCGCTGGTGCCGCTCCCAGGTGGGCGGCGGTCCCATCCGCGAGGACCTGGCGCTCTCCAACGCCCAGGAGTTGAACGAGTCCGTTGACGACCTGGAGCGCTGGGGCCTGCCCATCCTGCGCGACGAGAATGGCAAGATCCGCTACCGTGGCGCGTGGGACATCTCCATCCACGGCGAGCAGTTGAAGCCCATCATGGCTGAAAAGGCCATCGAGGCCGGGGCCGTGGTCTACAACCGCGTGGTCTGCACCCAGCTGCTCATGGATGCCGGCCGCTGTGTGGGCGCGCTCGGTTTCGGCGTGCGCGACGGCAAGTTCTACGTGTTCAGCGCCAAGTCCGTCATCAACGCCACGGGCGGAGCCGCCGGACTCTACAAGTCCTACACCTCCGACGCCACGGACTGCCATCACCAGATCTGGATGTGCCCCTACTGCGTGGGCACCGGCTACGCCGTGGGCATCCGCCAGGGCGCGGAGATGACCTCCATGGAGCAGCGCTGGGTGGCCACCCGCACCAAGGACTACTGCGGCCCCGTGGACACCATCTCGGTCGGCTACAAGGCTCCCATCATAAACGCCAAGGGCGAGCGCATCATGCAGACCCGCTACGCCCATCTGGGCGCGGACAAGGCTCCGCGCTACATCCGCGCCAACGCTCCCATGGAGGAGTGGCTGGCCGGGCGCGGCCCCACTTACTGCGACACGCGCGGCATGGAGCCCAAGCTGGCCGAACAGATGATGACCGACTACCTGAACGAGCGCCCCAGCTTCGTGCTCTTCCTGGCCAGCCGTGGACAGGACCCCGTCAAGGAGCCCATCGAGATCTACGGCTCCGACCCCTACATCGTGGGCGGGCACACCCAGTCCGGCTTCTGGGTGGACATGGCGCGCATGACCACAATCCCCGGCCTGTTCGCGGCGGGCGAGACCGCTGGCGGCAACCCCAACAAGTTCGTGGGCGGCTGCGCGGCCGAGGGCAAGCTGGCCCTGCGCGGCGCGGTGGAATACATCAAGGGCCTTGTCCTGCCCGAACCCGACCCCGCACAGCTGGCCGCCGAAAAGGCCCGCATCTATGAGCCGCTCTTGCGCGGCATGGAGTTCGACGGCGTCACCGCCCTGGAGATGGAAGAGCGCCTCCAGCGCCTCATGGACGAATACGCGGGCGGCACCAGCCAGTTCTACCGCACCAACGAGGAACGCCTGGACTACGCGCTCAAGCACATCGACATGCTCAAGGACCAGGTGAAGTACCTGAAGGCCGGCAACCTGCACGACCTTATGAGCGTGCACGAGGTGATCGACCGCCTGGACGTGGCCGAAGTGCTCTGCCACCACCTGAAGTTCCGCAAGGAGACCCGCTGGCAGGGCTGGCAGACCCGCTCCGACTACCCCGAGGTGGACCCGGCCTTCGACTGCCACGTGGAGAGCCGCCGCAATCTGGAAACCGGCCAGATCGAGACCTTCACCCGCCCCTACGAGCAGATCGTGGAAGGCGACAGGTACAAGCCGTAA
- a CDS encoding SLC13 family permease — MANASDETVNSCKGGLGTYISENLTLCGQSPKTTWLGYALAWAAFFLIYKVLPVPEGLKPEGMSVLAILVWASIMWVSEAMPVGITGISIPTLLILTKGLPWNGNNPPMGQVFSGFTTHEVWLCLFAFFAGAIIQLLKMDRRIALAILDKIRANNVGRIIWGMFGVNIVLAFLIPAANARAATLMPVIQGITNLLGDTPQEREAKKAIVIQSMVYGSMICGIFILTGHMPNLIMTGIFEKNGFQNLGYFNWMLLQLPYLGMFGLTQWWIRVHFKTGGVIIAGGHEQIHRQHKELGPMSRSEWAMLAAFGLVGILFMTGKGSPLVLHTYQLGVVGLVGIMILFIPGLFPFKWKAVQDRTIWGTFLLLGGAITMTDAMTKSGLAGWLAEIIHHMVLGMNWWQTLLVLMFGTQVLRIGMLSNVAAVAMLAPIVFAMAPKVGLHPVSFTLLVCNVDTFAYLLPTQITAAVIAYGTGTFSTADYAKAGWVSILIAIAYTVCVMAPWYAFLGMPVWNPGAVWPY, encoded by the coding sequence ATGGCCAACGCGTCTGATGAAACGGTCAATTCATGCAAGGGCGGTCTCGGAACCTACATTTCCGAGAACCTGACCCTGTGCGGGCAGAGCCCCAAAACGACCTGGCTGGGCTATGCGCTGGCCTGGGCGGCATTTTTCCTTATCTATAAGGTACTGCCCGTTCCCGAAGGCCTCAAGCCCGAAGGCATGTCCGTACTGGCCATCCTGGTCTGGGCGTCCATCATGTGGGTGTCCGAGGCCATGCCCGTGGGCATCACCGGCATCTCCATCCCCACGCTGCTCATCCTCACCAAGGGCCTGCCCTGGAACGGCAACAACCCCCCCATGGGCCAAGTGTTCTCCGGCTTCACCACCCATGAGGTCTGGCTGTGCCTGTTCGCCTTCTTCGCTGGCGCCATCATCCAGCTCCTCAAGATGGACCGCCGCATCGCCCTGGCGATCCTGGACAAGATCAGGGCCAACAACGTGGGCCGCATCATCTGGGGCATGTTCGGCGTGAACATCGTCCTGGCCTTCCTGATTCCTGCGGCCAACGCCCGCGCGGCCACGTTGATGCCCGTCATCCAGGGCATCACCAACCTTCTGGGCGACACTCCCCAGGAGCGCGAGGCCAAGAAGGCCATCGTCATCCAGTCCATGGTCTACGGCTCCATGATCTGCGGCATCTTCATCCTCACCGGGCACATGCCCAACCTGATCATGACCGGGATCTTCGAGAAGAACGGTTTCCAGAATCTGGGCTATTTCAACTGGATGCTGCTCCAGCTGCCGTATCTGGGCATGTTCGGGCTGACCCAGTGGTGGATCCGCGTCCACTTCAAGACCGGGGGCGTGATCATCGCGGGCGGGCATGAGCAGATCCACCGCCAGCACAAGGAACTCGGCCCCATGAGCCGCTCCGAATGGGCCATGCTGGCCGCTTTCGGCCTGGTGGGCATCCTGTTCATGACCGGCAAGGGCAGCCCTCTGGTGCTGCACACCTACCAGCTCGGCGTGGTGGGCCTGGTTGGCATCATGATCTTGTTCATTCCGGGCCTGTTCCCCTTCAAGTGGAAGGCCGTGCAGGACCGCACCATCTGGGGCACCTTCCTGCTCCTGGGCGGAGCCATCACCATGACCGACGCCATGACCAAATCCGGCCTGGCCGGGTGGCTGGCGGAGATCATCCACCACATGGTCCTGGGCATGAACTGGTGGCAGACGCTCCTGGTGCTCATGTTCGGCACGCAGGTGCTGCGCATCGGCATGCTGTCCAACGTGGCCGCCGTGGCCATGCTCGCGCCCATCGTGTTCGCCATGGCCCCCAAGGTCGGCCTGCACCCCGTGTCCTTCACGCTGCTGGTGTGCAACGTGGACACCTTCGCCTACCTGCTGCCCACGCAGATCACGGCGGCGGTGATCGCCTACGGCACCGGCACGTTCTCCACGGCGGACTACGCCAAGGCCGGATGGGTGAGCATCCTCATCGCCATCGCCTACACTGTGTGTGTCATGGCCCCGTGGTACGCCTTCCTGGGCATGCCCGTGTGGAACCCCGGCGCAGTCTGGCCCTACTAA
- a CDS encoding phosphotransferase produces MPLHTNLLASFGVHFSRHRPDIAIPGSPERCLVRRVIEDADGHLFVLEQLSPGQSPRREAIARLLSALSGCGLSGLAPYLRVPATGAFVLQDWGRNWQLSPYIPGIKLPRPGYLQDASLGDSLGAWLGDFRRTADSVTPQSGRLAGLRELSLPDYIADLLSRLSHVRPDVHALATSSFPALAGFLEACPELPRVLSHGDVHPLNVIWGENGLRAVIDWEFAGMLPAVYDLANCLGCLAIEGDGGLDTPFACALLSRVRDEGLIPGDQARWLTPAILATRFGWLSEWLRRGDEEMISLELDFMEHLAVQPDGILIPGA; encoded by the coding sequence ATGCCCCTCCATACCAACCTCCTCGCCTCCTTCGGCGTCCACTTCTCCCGGCATCGTCCGGACATCGCCATTCCCGGCAGCCCGGAGCGTTGCCTGGTCCGGCGCGTGATCGAAGACGCTGACGGCCATCTCTTCGTTCTGGAGCAGCTTTCGCCGGGGCAGTCCCCGCGCCGCGAGGCCATCGCGCGTCTGCTCTCTGCTCTCTCGGGCTGCGGCCTGTCCGGTCTGGCTCCGTACCTGCGCGTTCCCGCAACGGGCGCGTTCGTCCTGCAGGACTGGGGCCGCAACTGGCAACTCTCCCCCTATATTCCCGGAATCAAACTGCCCCGGCCCGGCTATCTGCAGGACGCCTCTCTCGGCGACTCGCTGGGCGCGTGGCTGGGGGACTTCCGGCGCACCGCAGACTCGGTCACGCCCCAGTCGGGACGCTTGGCGGGCCTGCGCGAGTTGTCCCTGCCGGACTACATCGCGGACCTGCTGTCCCGCCTTTCCCACGTGCGCCCCGACGTCCACGCGCTCGCTACCAGCTCGTTCCCAGCCCTGGCCGGATTCCTGGAAGCCTGCCCGGAACTGCCCCGCGTGCTGTCCCATGGCGACGTCCACCCGCTGAACGTCATCTGGGGCGAAAACGGTCTGCGCGCGGTCATCGACTGGGAGTTCGCCGGGATGCTCCCCGCAGTCTACGATCTGGCCAACTGTCTGGGTTGCCTGGCCATCGAGGGCGACGGCGGCCTGGACACGCCTTTCGCCTGCGCGCTGCTCTCGCGCGTCCGGGACGAGGGCCTTATCCCTGGTGATCAGGCCCGCTGGCTGACCCCGGCAATCCTGGCCACCCGCTTCGGCTGGTTGTCCGAGTGGCTGCGCCGGGGCGATGAGGAGATGATCTCACTTGAACTTGATTTCATGGAGCATCTGGCCGTCCAGCCGGATGGCATCCTGATCCCAGGCGCTTGA
- a CDS encoding TetR/AcrR family transcriptional regulator — protein sequence MESRNAILSAARDIVAEKGVKASSVAEIAAKAGVAKGLVFYYFKNKPAIISEVAERLSQEYLLGLSSLQSESSALQRLHGVMTHHFDFIDNSPLNAQFLYQSITESSAGRTLEFYGILFDLIKDILQQGVESREFRDIDCEEIAYMILGSLHGVGRLKLFEFKRDFDAVVHLMSFYDKALRQIA from the coding sequence ATGGAAAGTCGCAATGCCATTTTGTCAGCCGCCCGAGATATTGTAGCGGAGAAGGGCGTCAAAGCCTCCAGTGTTGCTGAGATAGCGGCCAAGGCTGGAGTGGCCAAGGGGTTGGTCTTTTACTATTTCAAGAACAAGCCCGCCATCATCAGCGAAGTGGCAGAGCGGCTAAGCCAGGAGTACCTCCTCGGCCTGTCTTCCTTGCAGAGTGAATCATCTGCCTTGCAGCGTCTCCATGGTGTTATGACACACCACTTCGATTTTATAGATAATTCCCCCCTGAACGCTCAATTCCTCTATCAAAGCATTACAGAGTCAAGCGCTGGCCGCACGCTTGAGTTCTATGGAATACTCTTCGACTTGATCAAGGATATATTGCAGCAGGGAGTGGAAAGCAGAGAATTCCGTGATATCGACTGTGAGGAGATTGCATACATGATTCTCGGCTCGCTGCATGGAGTTGGCAGGCTCAAGCTGTTTGAATTTAAGCGCGATTTCGATGCAGTGGTCCATCTTATGTCGTTCTACGACAAGGCTTTGCGGCAAATAGCGTAG
- the acs gene encoding acetate--CoA ligase codes for METGLVDSLLREERVFRPLPQVVREANMGQPELRAAQKLADADYRLFWEEQAAELDWFEKWDQVLDESNPPFYKWFLGGKCNLVHNALDRHILTANKNKLAIIWEGESGECRKYTYYELFREVCRLANALRAMGVQKGDRILIYLPPLPETVITMLAAAKIGAVQTLVFAGYSARSLRERIESCQPKIIVTADGFYRNGRVINLKSVVDEALFGQNCDCVESVIVVHRAGVELDMVEPRDLRYEDLLRQEHTQAPTEVMDAEDPLFLLFTSGATGKPKGLMHTHGGYMVGVHSTYRWVMDVKPTDLYFCTADPGWITGHSYVVFGPLMAGTTVVLYEGHPLYPQADRLWAIVARYGVTILYTTPTLIRMLMRYGSQYPKKHDLSTLRLLGSVGEPIGPEPWVWFHKYIGRSECPLLDTWWQTETGMFMVSPLPISLLKPGSAGRPLPGVDVDVVDRHGNPAGPDKGGFVVVKKPWPAMARTLFDDDEGYRKAYWDKIPGMYFAGDVARKDEDGYFWFQGRADDVLNIGGHRIGPAEVEAALMAHKAVIEAAVIGVPDPIKGEAAKCFVVRAEEWEKDFDSEDELIKNLTSHVKRELGPFVAIKAIAFREKLPHTKSGKILRRLLKAEETGAAPGDLSTLEEE; via the coding sequence ATGGAAACCGGCCTCGTAGATAGCTTGCTCAGGGAGGAGCGCGTCTTCCGCCCCCTGCCCCAGGTGGTGCGCGAGGCCAACATGGGCCAGCCCGAACTGCGGGCCGCCCAGAAGCTCGCTGACGCCGACTATCGCCTCTTCTGGGAAGAGCAGGCCGCCGAACTGGACTGGTTCGAGAAGTGGGACCAGGTGCTCGACGAGTCCAACCCGCCCTTCTACAAATGGTTCCTGGGCGGCAAGTGCAACCTGGTCCACAACGCCCTGGACCGCCATATCCTCACCGCCAACAAGAACAAGCTGGCCATCATCTGGGAAGGCGAGTCCGGCGAGTGCCGCAAATATACCTATTATGAGTTGTTCCGCGAGGTCTGCCGTCTGGCCAATGCGCTGCGCGCCATGGGTGTGCAGAAGGGCGACCGCATCCTCATCTATCTGCCGCCGCTGCCCGAGACGGTCATCACCATGCTGGCCGCCGCCAAGATCGGCGCGGTCCAGACCCTGGTGTTCGCCGGATATTCCGCCCGTTCGCTTCGTGAGCGCATCGAGAGCTGCCAGCCGAAAATCATCGTGACCGCCGACGGCTTCTACCGAAACGGGCGGGTGATAAACCTGAAGTCCGTGGTGGACGAGGCCCTGTTCGGCCAGAACTGCGACTGCGTGGAGAGCGTCATCGTGGTGCACCGCGCGGGCGTCGAACTGGACATGGTGGAGCCGCGCGACCTGCGCTACGAGGACCTGCTGCGCCAGGAGCACACCCAGGCCCCCACCGAGGTCATGGACGCCGAGGACCCGCTGTTCCTGCTGTTCACCTCCGGGGCCACGGGCAAGCCCAAGGGCCTGATGCACACCCACGGCGGCTACATGGTGGGCGTGCACTCCACCTACCGCTGGGTCATGGACGTGAAACCCACGGACCTCTATTTCTGCACCGCAGACCCCGGCTGGATCACCGGCCACAGCTACGTGGTGTTCGGGCCGCTCATGGCCGGGACCACCGTGGTGCTCTACGAGGGCCACCCCCTCTATCCCCAGGCCGACCGCCTCTGGGCCATCGTGGCCCGCTACGGCGTGACCATCCTGTATACCACGCCCACGCTCATCCGCATGCTCATGCGCTACGGCTCGCAGTATCCCAAGAAGCACGACCTCTCGACGCTGCGGCTGTTGGGGAGTGTCGGAGAGCCCATCGGCCCCGAACCCTGGGTCTGGTTCCACAAGTACATCGGGCGCAGCGAATGCCCGCTCCTGGACACCTGGTGGCAGACCGAGACCGGCATGTTCATGGTGTCGCCGCTGCCCATCTCGCTTCTTAAGCCCGGCTCGGCGGGGCGGCCCCTGCCCGGCGTGGACGTGGACGTGGTGGACCGCCACGGCAACCCCGCAGGCCCGGACAAGGGCGGGTTCGTGGTGGTGAAGAAGCCCTGGCCCGCCATGGCGCGCACCCTGTTCGACGACGACGAGGGCTATCGCAAGGCCTACTGGGACAAGATTCCGGGAATGTACTTCGCGGGCGACGTGGCCAGAAAGGACGAGGACGGCTACTTCTGGTTCCAGGGCCGCGCGGACGACGTGCTGAACATCGGCGGGCACCGCATCGGACCGGCAGAGGTTGAGGCCGCGCTCATGGCGCACAAGGCCGTGATCGAGGCGGCGGTGATCGGCGTGCCGGACCCCATCAAAGGGGAGGCCGCCAAATGCTTCGTGGTGCGCGCCGAGGAGTGGGAGAAGGACTTCGACAGCGAGGACGAGTTGATAAAGAACCTGACCAGCCACGTGAAGCGCGAACTCGGGCCGTTCGTGGCGATAAAGGCCATCGCGTTCCGCGAGAAGCTGCCCCACACCAAGAGCGGCAAGATTTTGCGACGGCTCCTGAAGGCTGAAGAGACGGGCGCGGCTCCGGGGGATTTGTCGACGTTGGAGGAGGAGTAG